AGGGCAATGCTGCCGGCCGAGACGGTGATCGGGTGAATCGCCGGCCGACACGAACCGGCGGCTCCGGGCCGGCCCGGGAGCGGATGCAGCCGAAGCGCCCCCAGCCGGCGCGACCCGGCGGAAGCGAAGCCGTCGACCAGCCGGAGACCGGGCGGAAGCGAAACACTCGCCCAGCTGGTGGTCGGGTGGGACGAAGCGTAATTCGGCTGGCGATCGGAGGGACCCAAGCGCCCGCCACCCCGTGGTCGGGTGGCCCTCAGCGTCAGTCAGCCCGCGGTCGGACGGGATGAAGCGTAAATCAGCTGGCGATCGGTGGGACCCAAGCGTCAGCCGGCCTGCGGTCGGGTGGGAGCGAAGCGTCAGCCAACCGGCGATCAGATGGGACCGAGGCGCCAGCCAGACGGTGGGTAGGGCGGCCAAAGCCGAAGCGTCGGTCAGCTGGCGGTGGGGTGGAACTGGGGGGTGGGCTGGGCGTCGTCGGGTGGGAGGGAGGGGTGTGGGGTCTGTAAGCCGGCGATGACCGTGTCGATGAGGAAGCGGAAGCTGCGGTCGACGTCGCTGGGGAGGCCGAAGCCGCCGGCGGTCTCGATGGCGGTGAAGCCCTGGAGTGCGGCCCGGAACGCGCGGGCCGCGTCGACTGCGCGGGCGCCGTGCAGGTCGAAGCCGGCCAGCACGTCGTAGAGCAGTTGCAGGAGGTCGTTGGTGACGCGGAGGTTCTCCTCGTCGCCGGGGGCGGGCAGGCGGTCGCCGGCTGCGTACCGGCCGGGGTGGTCGAGGGCCCAGCGGCGCCACGCGTCGGCGAACGCGCGGCCCGCGTCGGCGCCGGACCGGCCGGCGGTCGCCCGGGCGAGTGCCTGCCCGAGCTCGGCCTTGGCCTGGATGGAGATGCCGCGGTGCAGCGCCTCCAGGTTCTCGACGTGCTTGTAGAGCGAGGGGGTGCGCACGCCGAGCCGCTCGGCCAGCAGGCCCATGGTGAGGCCGGCCAGGCCGACCTCGTCGGCGAGGGCGGCGCCGGCCGCGACGACCGTGGCACGGTCCAGCCCGGCCCTAGGCACGGGCCGTGCTCAGGAAGGACAGCATCGCGGTGACCACCTCTGCCGGGTACTGGACGTGCGGGTAGTGGCCCGCGCCCTCGATCATCTCAAGACGCCCGAGGCCGGCGGGGAGCGCGGCCACGATCGCCTCACCCTCGGCGCGCGGCGAGGCCCAGTCGGGGTCGAGCGTGCCCTGCACGACCAGCACCGGGCAGCGGACGTTGGCGAGCTGGGCGCCGGCGTCGGCGGGCGTGGTCTGGCCCATCTTCTGCAGCGCCTTCATCCGGCCGGGCTGGCGCAGCATCGCCTCGATCTCGGCCAGGCGCGCGTCCCAGTCGGCCGGCTTGCGACCCGGGTGGGCGATGTCCAGGTATTTCTTCCACTGGCCGACGCTGCCGAACAGGCCGGCGCCGAGCAGCGCGGTCATGCCGCGGCGGAAGCGGGCCACGCCCAGGTCGCCGAACGCGATCGACTGCGGGCGGGTGAACGGCGCCAGCTCCACGACGGCGGTGATCAGTGCCGGGGTGGTGGCGGCGGCGATCGTGGCGGCACCGCCGGAGATGGAGTGGCCGACCAGCACGGCCGGGCCGCCCAGGTGGGTGATCAGCGCGATCAGGTCGCCGGCGATGTCGGTGCGCGAGTAGGACGGCCACTCCGCGCTGGACTCACCGGTGCCGCGCAGGTCCGTGACGGCGACCCGGTAACCGGCGTCGACCAGGGCAGGAGCGACGAAACGGTACGCCGCGCGACTGTCGCCCATGCCGTGCGCCAGCACGATCAGCGGGCCGCTCGCGCCGGTCACCTCGTAGGCCAGCGTGCCACCGTCGACGTTCAGGAACTCGGTCATCTCTACCTCCGAAGAATGGCTAAGTGCGTTAGCTACAAGTTAATGCAATTAGCCAACCGCGTCAAGCGGAGATCGACCAAGGTCGCCAATACCCACAAAACGGGCAGCGCGCGGCGAGTTCGATGGTGACCCACGACGAGTCGAACAAAAGGAGTGCGCGGCTTCGGACGTGACCGGGCCGCGCGCCGAGGGAGGCCGGGAGGGGCGTCAGCGGCCGCGGGTGGAGAACTCGCGGACCGCGATCGCGTAGTCGCGCGGCTCGAGCGTCCAGGCGTCCGGGGCGCCGGGGGCGCTGTTGCGGTTGAGCTGGGCCTGGAGCGTGTCGACGGCGGCGGAGAGGCCGCTGAACGGCCGGGTCCGCCAGAGATGTTCACCCGCGGGGGCCACCTGGAAGAGGTCGTCCTCGATCAGGACCAGGCCGGCGCCGGAGAGCCGCTGCAACGCGGTCTCGACCTCGGCGCGCTGCGGGAGGCTGCGGTGCAGGAAGTCGGCGGCGGAGAGGACGTCCGCGAGCGTGGCGCCGGCGGCGGGCAGGCCGATGGCCGAGGCGCGGTCACGTTCGGTGCGGTCGGCGATGACCACCGCAACGAAGATCCACGCGTCGGTCCAGCTCCAGCCAACGTCCCCCATGACGACATGATGCCTTGATCACCCGAGACTCGTGAAGGAAGTGTGACTCGGCGATCATCGACATGACGATCCCTCGACGAACCGGTGACACGCTCCGGGCTGCCTGACCACTCAGGCAGCCCAGGGTGACATCGAAGCAGTTGGATCATTCCGAATTGATCACTGCCCGGCGGGCGTGTCCCGGATCATCAGCCGCGGCAGGAACCACTGGGTGAGCGGGCCGATCGCGAGCGCGTAGGCGATCGTGCCGAGACCGACCGCGCCGCCGAGCAGCCAGCCGAGCGCCAGCACGGTCACCTCCACCGCGGTACGGACCAGGCGGATCGAGCGGTGCGGATTGCGCGCCACGTACCCGGTCATCAGGCCGTCGCGCGGGCCGGGGCCGAGCCGCGCGCCGATGTAGAGGCCGGTGGCGAACGCGTTCAGCGCGATGCCACCGCTCAGGAACGCGATCCGCACCCAGAGCGGCGCCGGCGTGGGCAGCAGCGCCAGCGCGAGGTCGACGACCAGGCCGATCACGATCACGTTGCTGACCGTGCCGACGCCGGGGCGCTGCCGCAGCGGGATCCAGAGCAGCAGCACGATCGCGCCGACCACGATCGTGACGGTGCCGAACGAGAGCCCGGTCCGCAGCGCCAGGCCCTGGTGGAACACGTCCCACGGGTCCAGGCCGAGATGCGACTCGATCATCAAAGCCATGCTCACGCCGTACGCCACGAGGCCCGCCTGGAGCTGGGTGAAGCGACGGCCGAAGCGGTCACGGAGCGCGAGTGGCGTGCCGAGCGAGTTGCTCACGGTGGTCATGAGTGCCACTCTGGTGGCCAATACGTCGCGATCAAAGGTCCAATTTCCCGGAGGTGGCTCATGTCGGTGGTGATCCGGGGCAGCCAATTGGCCCGGATGCTCGGCCAATGGCATCCGTTGCCCGGCACCCGGCGCAGCCCGGAGTACGCGGCGCTGGCCCAGGCCGTCCGCGGTCTGCTCTCCGACGGGCGGCTCGCGCTGGGCGTCCGGCTCCCGGCCGAGCGGGAGCTGGCCGAGGCGCTGTCGATCAGCCGCACCACGGTCACCGCGGCCTACCGGGAGCTGCGCGAGACCGGCCACCTGGCCAGCCGCCGCGGCGCCGGCAGCTGGACCACGCTGCCGTCCGGCCACCGGGTCAGCACCAGCGGCCTGTGGACGCCGACCGACACGCTGGGCATGATCGACCTCGGCTGCGCCGCGCTCCCGCCACCGCCGCAGCTGGTCCCGGCCGCGCGGGCCGCCGCCGAGGCGCTGCCGTGCTACCTGGGCGACGCCGGCTACCACCCGACCGGCATCATCGAGCTGCGCGAGGCCGTCGCGGAACGCTTCCGGGCCCGCGGCCTGCCCACCAGCCCGGAACAAATCATGATCACCAGCGGTACGCAGCAGGCGCTGGACCTCGTGCTCCGGCACCACCTCGCGGTCGGCGCCGGCGTACTGGTGGAGTCGCCGACCTATCCGAACGCGCTGGCCGCGCTGGCCGCCCGCCGCGCCCGGATCGGCACGCACGGCCTCGACCCGGCCGCCGGCTGGGACTCGGAGCTGCTGTTCAGCACGCTCAGGCAGACCCGGCCGAAGCTCGCGTACCTGATCCCCGAGTTCCAGAACCCGACCGGTCGGCTGATGCCCCTCGAGCTGCGCGAACGCCTCGCCTCGGTGGCCCACGCGACCGGCACGGACGTGGTCTCGGACGAGTCCTTCGTGGAGCTTCCGCTGGACGGCACGCCGATGCCACCGCCGGTCGCCGCGTTCGACCGGCACTCGCGGGTGCTGACCATCGGCGGCATGAGCAAGCCGTACTGGGGCGGTCTGCGGATCGGCTGGGTTCGCGCGTCCGCCCCGGTGGTCCAGCGGCTGGCCGCGGCCCGGGTCGGCGTGGACATGGGCAGCCCGGTCATCGACCAGCTGGTCGCGGTGCAGCTGCTGCGGCAGAGCGACGAGATCGTCACCGCCCGCCGCCGCCAGCTCGCGGAGCAGCGCGACGCCCTGGTCGCCGCGGTCCGTTCGACGTTCCCGGAGTGGCGCGTGGTCGTGCCGTCCGGCGGCGTCTCGCTGTGGGCGGAACTGGACGGCCCGGTGTCGAGCGCGCTGTCCCACGCGGCGGAGGACGTCGGGGTCCGGCTGGCCCCGGGGCCACGGTTCGGGCTGGACGGGACGCTGGAGCGCTATCTGCGGCTGCCGTTCGCGCTGCCGGCCGAGGACCTGGTCGAGGCGGTCCGCCGGATAGCGGAGATCCGCTACGACCTGGACCGCATCCGGACCGGCTCCCGCTGGCGCACGCCCGAGGTCATC
This genomic window from Catenuloplanes niger contains:
- a CDS encoding alpha/beta fold hydrolase, with protein sequence MTEFLNVDGGTLAYEVTGASGPLIVLAHGMGDSRAAYRFVAPALVDAGYRVAVTDLRGTGESSAEWPSYSRTDIAGDLIALITHLGGPAVLVGHSISGGAATIAAATTPALITAVVELAPFTRPQSIAFGDLGVARFRRGMTALLGAGLFGSVGQWKKYLDIAHPGRKPADWDARLAEIEAMLRQPGRMKALQKMGQTTPADAGAQLANVRCPVLVVQGTLDPDWASPRAEGEAIVAALPAGLGRLEMIEGAGHYPHVQYPAEVVTAMLSFLSTARA
- the yczR gene encoding MocR-like transcription factor YczR, which gives rise to MSVVIRGSQLARMLGQWHPLPGTRRSPEYAALAQAVRGLLSDGRLALGVRLPAERELAEALSISRTTVTAAYRELRETGHLASRRGAGSWTTLPSGHRVSTSGLWTPTDTLGMIDLGCAALPPPPQLVPAARAAAEALPCYLGDAGYHPTGIIELREAVAERFRARGLPTSPEQIMITSGTQQALDLVLRHHLAVGAGVLVESPTYPNALAALAARRARIGTHGLDPAAGWDSELLFSTLRQTRPKLAYLIPEFQNPTGRLMPLELRERLASVAHATGTDVVSDESFVELPLDGTPMPPPVAAFDRHSRVLTIGGMSKPYWGGLRIGWVRASAPVVQRLAAARVGVDMGSPVIDQLVAVQLLRQSDEIVTARRRQLAEQRDALVAAVRSTFPEWRVVVPSGGVSLWAELDGPVSSALSHAAEDVGVRLAPGPRFGLDGTLERYLRLPFALPAEDLVEAVRRIAEIRYDLDRIRTGSRWRTPEVIT
- a CDS encoding TetR/AcrR family transcriptional regulator produces the protein MPRAGLDRATVVAAGAALADEVGLAGLTMGLLAERLGVRTPSLYKHVENLEALHRGISIQAKAELGQALARATAGRSGADAGRAFADAWRRWALDHPGRYAAGDRLPAPGDEENLRVTNDLLQLLYDVLAGFDLHGARAVDAARAFRAALQGFTAIETAGGFGLPSDVDRSFRFLIDTVIAGLQTPHPSLPPDDAQPTPQFHPTAS
- the yczE gene encoding membrane protein YczE translates to MTTVSNSLGTPLALRDRFGRRFTQLQAGLVAYGVSMALMIESHLGLDPWDVFHQGLALRTGLSFGTVTIVVGAIVLLLWIPLRQRPGVGTVSNVIVIGLVVDLALALLPTPAPLWVRIAFLSGGIALNAFATGLYIGARLGPGPRDGLMTGYVARNPHRSIRLVRTAVEVTVLALGWLLGGAVGLGTIAYALAIGPLTQWFLPRLMIRDTPAGQ